One region of Oreochromis aureus strain Israel breed Guangdong linkage group 19, ZZ_aureus, whole genome shotgun sequence genomic DNA includes:
- the mocs1 gene encoding molybdenum cofactor biosynthesis protein 1 isoform X2 gives MAAPVSMCCRLFDRNGALTRVRKLFARRVNRSIARSCSGATHEENEVELTDSTIAGSNFKTRATQKRLRDDSILPFSAFLTDNFGRRHNYLRISLTEKCNFRCQYCMPEEGVKLTPRGQLLSTSEVLTLARLFVQEGVDKIRLTGGEPLIRPDVLHIITQLRKLEGLKTIAVTTNGMNLARLLPNLKEAGLDLINISLDSLVPAKFEFIVRRKGFHKVMEGIEKAIELGYSPVKINCVVMRGLNEDELLDFAALTEKKPLEVRFIEYMPFDGNKWNFKKMVSYQEMLDRIRQKWPDLEMLQAGQTDTAKTFKVPGFKGQLGFITSMSDHFCGSCNRLRITADGNLKVCLFGNSEVSLRDVLRSGASDEELLQIIGAAVGRKKKQHAGMFSISQMKNRPMILIGTTSQTFLPKLQDSKRAFPISSQLKNDTFLSPATTHHLGSRKVLNREDCLCLSDSTNLTQEASVCCSGTLMSGGTHVKMHINTEKPNHNEVASLPSAEIGNYHISCHTKTECFRTRTNVTSYVNEVGLRNARARSPNVLTSHVPRTPGAPVFCTLLIDAKINQRNHPVRFCHSQNSSEDASCKESESNQTTDLKAQLTHTDAQGRATMVDVGGKLPTCRTAIACATVSLGPTAFRLLRDNQLAKGDALTVAQLAGIMASKQTSTLIPLCHPLPLDHTSVTFHLDELLNAVIITATCRTTGRTGVEMEALTAASVTALTVYDMCKAVSHDIIITDIKLVSKTGGKKDFHRHSKQEE, from the exons ATGGCTGCTCCTGTTAGCATGTGCTGCCGTCTGTTTGACAGAAACGGCGCTTTGACACGTGTTAGGAAACTGTTTGCACGGCGCGTGAACAGAAGCATTGCGCGGAGCTGTTCCGGTGCTACGCACGAGGAAAATGAAGTTGAACTCACAGACTCGACTATAGCTGGTTCCAACTTCAAAACCAGGGCAACACAG AAGAGGCTCAGGGACGACAGCATACTCCCCTTTTCAGCATTCTTGACTGACAACTTTGGCCGCAGGCACAACTACCTACGAATCTCCCTCACAGAGAAATGCAACTTCCGCt GTCAGTACTGCATGCCAGAGGAGGGGGTGAAGCTCACACCACGGGGCCAGCTGCTATCCACCTCGGAGGTGCTGACCCTGGCTCGCCTCTTCGTCCAAGAGGGGGTGGACAAGATCCGCCTCACTGGAGGGGAGCCGCTCATCAGACCTGATGTGCTCCATATTATCA CTCAGCTCAGAAAGTTGGAGGGCCTCAAGACTATCGCCGTGACAACCAATGGCATGAACTTGGCTCGGCTTTTGCCAAACCTTAAAGAGGCCGGCTTGGACCTGATCAACATCAGCCTGGATTCATTAGTTCCTGCCAAATTTGAGTTTATTGTCAGACGGAAAG GGTTTCACAAAGTAATGGAGGGCATTGAAAAGGCCATTGAATTGGGCTACAGTCCTGTGAAG ATCAACTGCGTGGTCATGCGAGGCCTGAATGAGGATGAGCTGCTTGATTTTGCAGCACTGACAGAGAAGAAGCCTCTGGAGGTGCGCTTTATAGAATACATGCCCTTCGATG GCAACAAGTGGAACTTTAAGAAGATGGTGAGCTACCAGGAGATGCTGGACCGCATCAGGCAGAAGTGGCCCGACCTGGAGATGCTTCAAGCTGGACAGACAGACACCGCCAAG ACATTTAAAGTCCCAGGCTTCAAAGGTCAGCTGGGCTTCATCACCTCCATGTCTGACCATTTCTGTGGCTCCTGCAATCGCTTACGCATCACGGCAGACGGCAACCTAAAG GTGTGTTTGTTTGGTAACTCAGAGGTCTCTCTCAGAGATGTCTTACGCTCTGGTGCGTCCGATGAAGAGCTGCTGCAAATTATTGGTGCCGCTGTGGGCCGGAAGAAGAAACAGCATGCAG GCATGTTCAGTATTTCTCAGATGAAGAACAGGCCTATGATCCTCATTG GTACCACATCTCAGACGTTCCTGCCAAAGCTACAAGACAGCAAGAGGGCTTTCCCCATCAGTTCCCAGCTTAAAAATGACACGTTCCTCTCTCCAGCAACAACTCATCATTTAGGCAGCAGGAAAGTCTTGAATAGAGAGGATTGTTTGTGCCTTTCAGACTCCACTAACTTaacacaggaagccagtgtTTGCTGCTCTGGAACCTTAATGAGTGGGGGTACCCATGTTAAGATGCATATCAACACAGAAAAACCTAACCACAATGAAGTAGCATCCCTTCCCTCTGCAGAGATTGGTAATTATCACATTAGTTGTCACACTAAGACTGAATGTTTCAGGACACGCACAAATGTCACAAGCTATGTTAATGAAGTCGGTCTCAGGAACGCACGAGCCCGGAGTCCTAATGTTCTGACGAGCCACGTGCCCAGGACCCCAGGAGCACCTGTTTTTTGCACACTGCTGATAGATGCCAAAATAAATCAGAGAAACCACCCTGTTAGATTCTGCCACAGTCAAAATTCCAGCGAGGACGCCAGTTGTAAAGAGTCTGAGAGCAACCAGACAACAGATCTCAAAGCTCAGCTGACACATACAGACGCCCAGGGCCGAGCCACCATGGTGGATGTGGGGGGGAAACTTCCCACATGTCGAACAGCCATAGCCTGCGCCACCGTTAGCTTAGGCCCCACCGCCTTCCGCCTGCTTCGAGATAACCAGCTGGCCAAGGGCGACGCCTTGACTGTGGCGCAGTTGGCTGGCATCATGGCTTCGAAGCAGACCTCCACCCTCATCCCCCTCTGCCACCCTTTACCCTTAGACCACACCTCCGTCACATTTCACCTCGATGAGCTTCTTAACGCCGTCATCATCACAGCGACATGTCGTACCACGGGCAGGACGGGAGTGGAGATGGAGGCTCTGACCGCCGCTTCTGTAACAGCGCTCACCGTCTACGATATGTGTAAGGCGGTGAGccatgacatcatcatcacgGATATAAAACTGGTCAGTAAGACAGGCGGGAAAAAGGACTTTCATCGTCATTCAAAACAGGAAGAATGA
- the mocs1 gene encoding molybdenum cofactor biosynthesis protein 1 isoform X3, whose amino-acid sequence MAAPVSMCCRLFDRNGALTRVRKLFARRVNRSIARSCSGATHEENEVELTDSTIAGSNFKTRATQRLRDDSILPFSAFLTDNFGRRHNYLRISLTEKCNFRCQYCMPEEGVKLTPRGQLLSTSEVLTLARLFVQEGVDKIRLTGGEPLIRPDVLHIITQLRKLEGLKTIAVTTNGMNLARLLPNLKEAGLDLINISLDSLVPAKFEFIVRRKGFHKVMEGIEKAIELGYSPVKINCVVMRGLNEDELLDFAALTEKKPLEVRFIEYMPFDGNKWNFKKMVSYQEMLDRIRQKWPDLEMLQAGQTDTAKTFKVPGFKGQLGFITSMSDHFCGSCNRLRITADGNLKVCLFGNSEVSLRDVLRSGASDEELLQIIGAAVGRKKKQHAGMFSISQMKNRPMILIAGTTSQTFLPKLQDSKRAFPISSQLKNDTFLSPATTHHLGSRKVLNREDCLCLSDSTNLTQEASVCCSGTLMSGGTHVKMHINTEKPNHNEVASLPSAEIGNYHISCHTKTECFRTRTNVTSYVNEVGLRNARARSPNVLTSHVPRTPGAPVFCTLLIDAKINQRNHPVRFCHSQNSSEDASCKESESNQTTDLKAQLTHTDAQGRATMVDVGGKLPTCRTAIACATVSLGPTAFRLLRDNQLAKGDALTVAQLAGIMASKQTSTLIPLCHPLPLDHTSVTFHLDELLNAVIITATCRTTGRTGVEMEALTAASVTALTVYDMCKAVSHDIIITDIKLVSKTGGKKDFHRHSKQEE is encoded by the exons ATGGCTGCTCCTGTTAGCATGTGCTGCCGTCTGTTTGACAGAAACGGCGCTTTGACACGTGTTAGGAAACTGTTTGCACGGCGCGTGAACAGAAGCATTGCGCGGAGCTGTTCCGGTGCTACGCACGAGGAAAATGAAGTTGAACTCACAGACTCGACTATAGCTGGTTCCAACTTCAAAACCAGGGCAACACAG AGGCTCAGGGACGACAGCATACTCCCCTTTTCAGCATTCTTGACTGACAACTTTGGCCGCAGGCACAACTACCTACGAATCTCCCTCACAGAGAAATGCAACTTCCGCt GTCAGTACTGCATGCCAGAGGAGGGGGTGAAGCTCACACCACGGGGCCAGCTGCTATCCACCTCGGAGGTGCTGACCCTGGCTCGCCTCTTCGTCCAAGAGGGGGTGGACAAGATCCGCCTCACTGGAGGGGAGCCGCTCATCAGACCTGATGTGCTCCATATTATCA CTCAGCTCAGAAAGTTGGAGGGCCTCAAGACTATCGCCGTGACAACCAATGGCATGAACTTGGCTCGGCTTTTGCCAAACCTTAAAGAGGCCGGCTTGGACCTGATCAACATCAGCCTGGATTCATTAGTTCCTGCCAAATTTGAGTTTATTGTCAGACGGAAAG GGTTTCACAAAGTAATGGAGGGCATTGAAAAGGCCATTGAATTGGGCTACAGTCCTGTGAAG ATCAACTGCGTGGTCATGCGAGGCCTGAATGAGGATGAGCTGCTTGATTTTGCAGCACTGACAGAGAAGAAGCCTCTGGAGGTGCGCTTTATAGAATACATGCCCTTCGATG GCAACAAGTGGAACTTTAAGAAGATGGTGAGCTACCAGGAGATGCTGGACCGCATCAGGCAGAAGTGGCCCGACCTGGAGATGCTTCAAGCTGGACAGACAGACACCGCCAAG ACATTTAAAGTCCCAGGCTTCAAAGGTCAGCTGGGCTTCATCACCTCCATGTCTGACCATTTCTGTGGCTCCTGCAATCGCTTACGCATCACGGCAGACGGCAACCTAAAG GTGTGTTTGTTTGGTAACTCAGAGGTCTCTCTCAGAGATGTCTTACGCTCTGGTGCGTCCGATGAAGAGCTGCTGCAAATTATTGGTGCCGCTGTGGGCCGGAAGAAGAAACAGCATGCAG GCATGTTCAGTATTTCTCAGATGAAGAACAGGCCTATGATCCTCATTG CAGGTACCACATCTCAGACGTTCCTGCCAAAGCTACAAGACAGCAAGAGGGCTTTCCCCATCAGTTCCCAGCTTAAAAATGACACGTTCCTCTCTCCAGCAACAACTCATCATTTAGGCAGCAGGAAAGTCTTGAATAGAGAGGATTGTTTGTGCCTTTCAGACTCCACTAACTTaacacaggaagccagtgtTTGCTGCTCTGGAACCTTAATGAGTGGGGGTACCCATGTTAAGATGCATATCAACACAGAAAAACCTAACCACAATGAAGTAGCATCCCTTCCCTCTGCAGAGATTGGTAATTATCACATTAGTTGTCACACTAAGACTGAATGTTTCAGGACACGCACAAATGTCACAAGCTATGTTAATGAAGTCGGTCTCAGGAACGCACGAGCCCGGAGTCCTAATGTTCTGACGAGCCACGTGCCCAGGACCCCAGGAGCACCTGTTTTTTGCACACTGCTGATAGATGCCAAAATAAATCAGAGAAACCACCCTGTTAGATTCTGCCACAGTCAAAATTCCAGCGAGGACGCCAGTTGTAAAGAGTCTGAGAGCAACCAGACAACAGATCTCAAAGCTCAGCTGACACATACAGACGCCCAGGGCCGAGCCACCATGGTGGATGTGGGGGGGAAACTTCCCACATGTCGAACAGCCATAGCCTGCGCCACCGTTAGCTTAGGCCCCACCGCCTTCCGCCTGCTTCGAGATAACCAGCTGGCCAAGGGCGACGCCTTGACTGTGGCGCAGTTGGCTGGCATCATGGCTTCGAAGCAGACCTCCACCCTCATCCCCCTCTGCCACCCTTTACCCTTAGACCACACCTCCGTCACATTTCACCTCGATGAGCTTCTTAACGCCGTCATCATCACAGCGACATGTCGTACCACGGGCAGGACGGGAGTGGAGATGGAGGCTCTGACCGCCGCTTCTGTAACAGCGCTCACCGTCTACGATATGTGTAAGGCGGTGAGccatgacatcatcatcacgGATATAAAACTGGTCAGTAAGACAGGCGGGAAAAAGGACTTTCATCGTCATTCAAAACAGGAAGAATGA
- the mocs1 gene encoding molybdenum cofactor biosynthesis protein 1 isoform X1, whose translation MAAPVSMCCRLFDRNGALTRVRKLFARRVNRSIARSCSGATHEENEVELTDSTIAGSNFKTRATQKRLRDDSILPFSAFLTDNFGRRHNYLRISLTEKCNFRCQYCMPEEGVKLTPRGQLLSTSEVLTLARLFVQEGVDKIRLTGGEPLIRPDVLHIITQLRKLEGLKTIAVTTNGMNLARLLPNLKEAGLDLINISLDSLVPAKFEFIVRRKGFHKVMEGIEKAIELGYSPVKINCVVMRGLNEDELLDFAALTEKKPLEVRFIEYMPFDGNKWNFKKMVSYQEMLDRIRQKWPDLEMLQAGQTDTAKTFKVPGFKGQLGFITSMSDHFCGSCNRLRITADGNLKVCLFGNSEVSLRDVLRSGASDEELLQIIGAAVGRKKKQHAGMFSISQMKNRPMILIAGTTSQTFLPKLQDSKRAFPISSQLKNDTFLSPATTHHLGSRKVLNREDCLCLSDSTNLTQEASVCCSGTLMSGGTHVKMHINTEKPNHNEVASLPSAEIGNYHISCHTKTECFRTRTNVTSYVNEVGLRNARARSPNVLTSHVPRTPGAPVFCTLLIDAKINQRNHPVRFCHSQNSSEDASCKESESNQTTDLKAQLTHTDAQGRATMVDVGGKLPTCRTAIACATVSLGPTAFRLLRDNQLAKGDALTVAQLAGIMASKQTSTLIPLCHPLPLDHTSVTFHLDELLNAVIITATCRTTGRTGVEMEALTAASVTALTVYDMCKAVSHDIIITDIKLVSKTGGKKDFHRHSKQEE comes from the exons ATGGCTGCTCCTGTTAGCATGTGCTGCCGTCTGTTTGACAGAAACGGCGCTTTGACACGTGTTAGGAAACTGTTTGCACGGCGCGTGAACAGAAGCATTGCGCGGAGCTGTTCCGGTGCTACGCACGAGGAAAATGAAGTTGAACTCACAGACTCGACTATAGCTGGTTCCAACTTCAAAACCAGGGCAACACAG AAGAGGCTCAGGGACGACAGCATACTCCCCTTTTCAGCATTCTTGACTGACAACTTTGGCCGCAGGCACAACTACCTACGAATCTCCCTCACAGAGAAATGCAACTTCCGCt GTCAGTACTGCATGCCAGAGGAGGGGGTGAAGCTCACACCACGGGGCCAGCTGCTATCCACCTCGGAGGTGCTGACCCTGGCTCGCCTCTTCGTCCAAGAGGGGGTGGACAAGATCCGCCTCACTGGAGGGGAGCCGCTCATCAGACCTGATGTGCTCCATATTATCA CTCAGCTCAGAAAGTTGGAGGGCCTCAAGACTATCGCCGTGACAACCAATGGCATGAACTTGGCTCGGCTTTTGCCAAACCTTAAAGAGGCCGGCTTGGACCTGATCAACATCAGCCTGGATTCATTAGTTCCTGCCAAATTTGAGTTTATTGTCAGACGGAAAG GGTTTCACAAAGTAATGGAGGGCATTGAAAAGGCCATTGAATTGGGCTACAGTCCTGTGAAG ATCAACTGCGTGGTCATGCGAGGCCTGAATGAGGATGAGCTGCTTGATTTTGCAGCACTGACAGAGAAGAAGCCTCTGGAGGTGCGCTTTATAGAATACATGCCCTTCGATG GCAACAAGTGGAACTTTAAGAAGATGGTGAGCTACCAGGAGATGCTGGACCGCATCAGGCAGAAGTGGCCCGACCTGGAGATGCTTCAAGCTGGACAGACAGACACCGCCAAG ACATTTAAAGTCCCAGGCTTCAAAGGTCAGCTGGGCTTCATCACCTCCATGTCTGACCATTTCTGTGGCTCCTGCAATCGCTTACGCATCACGGCAGACGGCAACCTAAAG GTGTGTTTGTTTGGTAACTCAGAGGTCTCTCTCAGAGATGTCTTACGCTCTGGTGCGTCCGATGAAGAGCTGCTGCAAATTATTGGTGCCGCTGTGGGCCGGAAGAAGAAACAGCATGCAG GCATGTTCAGTATTTCTCAGATGAAGAACAGGCCTATGATCCTCATTG CAGGTACCACATCTCAGACGTTCCTGCCAAAGCTACAAGACAGCAAGAGGGCTTTCCCCATCAGTTCCCAGCTTAAAAATGACACGTTCCTCTCTCCAGCAACAACTCATCATTTAGGCAGCAGGAAAGTCTTGAATAGAGAGGATTGTTTGTGCCTTTCAGACTCCACTAACTTaacacaggaagccagtgtTTGCTGCTCTGGAACCTTAATGAGTGGGGGTACCCATGTTAAGATGCATATCAACACAGAAAAACCTAACCACAATGAAGTAGCATCCCTTCCCTCTGCAGAGATTGGTAATTATCACATTAGTTGTCACACTAAGACTGAATGTTTCAGGACACGCACAAATGTCACAAGCTATGTTAATGAAGTCGGTCTCAGGAACGCACGAGCCCGGAGTCCTAATGTTCTGACGAGCCACGTGCCCAGGACCCCAGGAGCACCTGTTTTTTGCACACTGCTGATAGATGCCAAAATAAATCAGAGAAACCACCCTGTTAGATTCTGCCACAGTCAAAATTCCAGCGAGGACGCCAGTTGTAAAGAGTCTGAGAGCAACCAGACAACAGATCTCAAAGCTCAGCTGACACATACAGACGCCCAGGGCCGAGCCACCATGGTGGATGTGGGGGGGAAACTTCCCACATGTCGAACAGCCATAGCCTGCGCCACCGTTAGCTTAGGCCCCACCGCCTTCCGCCTGCTTCGAGATAACCAGCTGGCCAAGGGCGACGCCTTGACTGTGGCGCAGTTGGCTGGCATCATGGCTTCGAAGCAGACCTCCACCCTCATCCCCCTCTGCCACCCTTTACCCTTAGACCACACCTCCGTCACATTTCACCTCGATGAGCTTCTTAACGCCGTCATCATCACAGCGACATGTCGTACCACGGGCAGGACGGGAGTGGAGATGGAGGCTCTGACCGCCGCTTCTGTAACAGCGCTCACCGTCTACGATATGTGTAAGGCGGTGAGccatgacatcatcatcacgGATATAAAACTGGTCAGTAAGACAGGCGGGAAAAAGGACTTTCATCGTCATTCAAAACAGGAAGAATGA
- the mocs1 gene encoding molybdenum cofactor biosynthesis protein 1 isoform X4, which yields MAAPVSMCCRLFDRNGALTRVRKLFARRVNRSIARSCSGATHEENEVELTDSTIAGSNFKTRATQKRLRDDSILPFSAFLTDNFGRRHNYLRISLTEKCNFRCQYCMPEEGVKLTPRGQLLSTSEVLTLARLFVQEGVDKIRLTGGEPLIRPDVLHIITQLRKLEGLKTIAVTTNGMNLARLLPNLKEAGLDLINISLDSLVPAKFEFIVRRKGFHKVMEGIEKAIELGYSPVKINCVVMRGLNEDELLDFAALTEKKPLEVRFIEYMPFDGNKWNFKKMVSYQEMLDRIRQKWPDLEMLQAGQTDTAKTFKVPGFKGQLGFITSMSDHFCGSCNRLRITADGNLKVCLFGNSEVSLRDVLRSGASDEELLQIIGAAVGRKKKQHAGMFSISQMKNRPMILIGG from the exons ATGGCTGCTCCTGTTAGCATGTGCTGCCGTCTGTTTGACAGAAACGGCGCTTTGACACGTGTTAGGAAACTGTTTGCACGGCGCGTGAACAGAAGCATTGCGCGGAGCTGTTCCGGTGCTACGCACGAGGAAAATGAAGTTGAACTCACAGACTCGACTATAGCTGGTTCCAACTTCAAAACCAGGGCAACACAG AAGAGGCTCAGGGACGACAGCATACTCCCCTTTTCAGCATTCTTGACTGACAACTTTGGCCGCAGGCACAACTACCTACGAATCTCCCTCACAGAGAAATGCAACTTCCGCt GTCAGTACTGCATGCCAGAGGAGGGGGTGAAGCTCACACCACGGGGCCAGCTGCTATCCACCTCGGAGGTGCTGACCCTGGCTCGCCTCTTCGTCCAAGAGGGGGTGGACAAGATCCGCCTCACTGGAGGGGAGCCGCTCATCAGACCTGATGTGCTCCATATTATCA CTCAGCTCAGAAAGTTGGAGGGCCTCAAGACTATCGCCGTGACAACCAATGGCATGAACTTGGCTCGGCTTTTGCCAAACCTTAAAGAGGCCGGCTTGGACCTGATCAACATCAGCCTGGATTCATTAGTTCCTGCCAAATTTGAGTTTATTGTCAGACGGAAAG GGTTTCACAAAGTAATGGAGGGCATTGAAAAGGCCATTGAATTGGGCTACAGTCCTGTGAAG ATCAACTGCGTGGTCATGCGAGGCCTGAATGAGGATGAGCTGCTTGATTTTGCAGCACTGACAGAGAAGAAGCCTCTGGAGGTGCGCTTTATAGAATACATGCCCTTCGATG GCAACAAGTGGAACTTTAAGAAGATGGTGAGCTACCAGGAGATGCTGGACCGCATCAGGCAGAAGTGGCCCGACCTGGAGATGCTTCAAGCTGGACAGACAGACACCGCCAAG ACATTTAAAGTCCCAGGCTTCAAAGGTCAGCTGGGCTTCATCACCTCCATGTCTGACCATTTCTGTGGCTCCTGCAATCGCTTACGCATCACGGCAGACGGCAACCTAAAG GTGTGTTTGTTTGGTAACTCAGAGGTCTCTCTCAGAGATGTCTTACGCTCTGGTGCGTCCGATGAAGAGCTGCTGCAAATTATTGGTGCCGCTGTGGGCCGGAAGAAGAAACAGCATGCAG GCATGTTCAGTATTTCTCAGATGAAGAACAGGCCTATGATCCTCATTGGTGGGTGA